In one window of Miscanthus floridulus cultivar M001 chromosome 12, ASM1932011v1, whole genome shotgun sequence DNA:
- the LOC136497512 gene encoding 3'-5' exonuclease-like isoform X1, giving the protein MPSHFLPENSLRRARAPASSMAMHPDAGAGAPSASLVHGNVEYDDFYWDDAAEAELQAIEAAYASASAAAKRRRLPDWTYPSPSPSSRPRYSQSPVSGGSTPSWTLTPHTPQGNVRARRQQISFSGKIVYCRTPSEAEKAATDILHKIERMKGPGQVSLGFDLEWRPFPRRGEPPCKVAVMQLCMEKTLCYVLHIAHSGVPPILKTLLEDTSSIKVGICIDNDARKMLNDYDVCVQPLMDLSTLANVKLATPPKRWSLASLTEMITCKELPKPSNIRMGNWEVDILSKQQLQYAATDAYISWYLYEALQTFPDYTAEAETESVKAQ; this is encoded by the exons ATGCCATCTCATTTTCTGCCAGAAAATAGTCTCCGCCGTGCTCGTGCTCCAGCGAGCTCGATGGCCATGCATCccgacgccggcgccggcgcgcccTCCGCGTCGTTGGTCCACGGCAACGTTGAGTACGACGACTTCTACTGGGACGACGCCGCCGAGGCGGAGCTTCAGGCCATCGAGGCCGCCTACGCCTCGGCTTCCGCCGCCGCAAAGCGCCGCCGCCTACCCGACTGGACCTACCCATCCCCTTCCCCCTCCTCCCGCCCCCGGTACAGCCAAAGCCCGGTGTCCGGTGGATCCACGCCGTCGTGGACCCTCACGCCCCACACACCCCAAG GCAATGTGAGGGCAAGACGCCAACAAATATCATTCAGCGGTAAGATAGTTTACTGCCGGACACCTTCAGAGGCGGAGAAGGCTGCAACTGACATCTTACACAAAATTGAGAGGATGAAAGGGCCCGGCCAGGTTTCTCTTGGATTTGATCTCGAGTGGAGGCCCTTTCCAAGAAGAG GGGAACCACCTTGTAAGGTTGCTGTAATGCAACTATGCATGGAGAAAACTCTGTGCTATGTCCTGCATATTGCTCACTCTGGGGTACCACCTATACTGAAAACTCTTTTGGAGGATACTTCGTCCATTAAA GTTGGAATATGCATAGACAATGATGCAAGGAAAATGTTGAATGACTATGATGTTTGTGTACAACCACTGATGGATTTGTCAACCCTGGCAAATGTCAAATTAGCTACTCCTCCCAAAAGATGGAGTCTTGCTTCTTTAACTGAAATGATCACATGCAAAGAG TTGCCGAAGCCGAGCAACATAAGAATGGGGAACTGGGAGGTTGATATTCTCTCCAAACAACAACTTCAATATGCTGCTACAGATGCTTATATCTCATGGTATTTATATGAG
- the LOC136497512 gene encoding 3'-5' exonuclease-like isoform X2, whose product MPSHFLPENSLRRARAPASSMAMHPDAGAGAPSASLVHGNVEYDDFYWDDAAEAELQAIEAAYASASAAAKRRRLPDWTYPSPSPSSRPRYSQSPVSGGSTPSWTLTPHTPQGNVRARRQQISFSGKIVYCRTPSEAEKAATDILHKIERMKGPGQVSLGFDLEWRPFPRRGEPPCKVAVMQLCMEKTLCYVLHIAHSGVPPILKTLLEDTSSIKVGICIDNDARKMLNDYDVCVQPLMDLSTLANVKLATPPKRWSLASLTEMITCKELPKPSNIRMGNWEVDILSKQQLQYAATDAYISWYLYETFPDYTAEAETESVKAQ is encoded by the exons ATGCCATCTCATTTTCTGCCAGAAAATAGTCTCCGCCGTGCTCGTGCTCCAGCGAGCTCGATGGCCATGCATCccgacgccggcgccggcgcgcccTCCGCGTCGTTGGTCCACGGCAACGTTGAGTACGACGACTTCTACTGGGACGACGCCGCCGAGGCGGAGCTTCAGGCCATCGAGGCCGCCTACGCCTCGGCTTCCGCCGCCGCAAAGCGCCGCCGCCTACCCGACTGGACCTACCCATCCCCTTCCCCCTCCTCCCGCCCCCGGTACAGCCAAAGCCCGGTGTCCGGTGGATCCACGCCGTCGTGGACCCTCACGCCCCACACACCCCAAG GCAATGTGAGGGCAAGACGCCAACAAATATCATTCAGCGGTAAGATAGTTTACTGCCGGACACCTTCAGAGGCGGAGAAGGCTGCAACTGACATCTTACACAAAATTGAGAGGATGAAAGGGCCCGGCCAGGTTTCTCTTGGATTTGATCTCGAGTGGAGGCCCTTTCCAAGAAGAG GGGAACCACCTTGTAAGGTTGCTGTAATGCAACTATGCATGGAGAAAACTCTGTGCTATGTCCTGCATATTGCTCACTCTGGGGTACCACCTATACTGAAAACTCTTTTGGAGGATACTTCGTCCATTAAA GTTGGAATATGCATAGACAATGATGCAAGGAAAATGTTGAATGACTATGATGTTTGTGTACAACCACTGATGGATTTGTCAACCCTGGCAAATGTCAAATTAGCTACTCCTCCCAAAAGATGGAGTCTTGCTTCTTTAACTGAAATGATCACATGCAAAGAG TTGCCGAAGCCGAGCAACATAAGAATGGGGAACTGGGAGGTTGATATTCTCTCCAAACAACAACTTCAATATGCTGCTACAGATGCTTATATCTCATGGTATTTATATGAG